A region from the Bradyrhizobium erythrophlei genome encodes:
- the cpaB gene encoding Flp pilus assembly protein CpaB, giving the protein MNRARIVVLSIAVGAGGVAAYLASGSDDKPQPAAPQAQLQTVDVLVAKADIGLGQTVTPQDMVWQTWPAASASNTFIRRNERPDATTQVAGSIARAPFIAGEPIREPKLVKANGSGFMAAILPTGMRAISTEISPETGAGGFILPNDRVDVILSKREKNAALPGSPDVVKSEIIMSNIRVLAIDQAPKEKDGQNAVVGKTVTLELKPEQAEMLARARQTGTLQLALRSLADMHMVENTQDPSARGGDTINVVRYGVSSSTTTQK; this is encoded by the coding sequence ATGAATAGGGCACGCATTGTCGTCCTGAGCATCGCTGTCGGTGCCGGCGGCGTCGCCGCATATCTTGCTAGCGGGTCGGACGACAAGCCACAGCCGGCGGCACCGCAAGCACAGCTGCAGACCGTCGACGTTCTCGTCGCCAAGGCCGATATCGGCCTCGGCCAGACCGTCACGCCCCAAGACATGGTCTGGCAGACCTGGCCGGCGGCGTCGGCCAGCAATACCTTCATCCGCCGCAACGAGCGTCCCGACGCGACCACCCAGGTCGCCGGCTCGATCGCACGCGCCCCTTTCATCGCAGGCGAACCGATCCGCGAGCCGAAACTCGTCAAGGCCAACGGCTCCGGCTTCATGGCGGCCATCCTGCCCACCGGCATGCGTGCCATCTCGACCGAAATCTCGCCGGAAACCGGCGCGGGCGGCTTCATCCTGCCCAACGACCGCGTCGACGTCATCCTTTCCAAGCGCGAGAAGAATGCCGCGCTGCCGGGCTCGCCCGACGTCGTCAAATCGGAAATCATCATGTCGAATATCCGCGTTCTCGCGATCGACCAGGCTCCGAAGGAAAAGGACGGCCAGAACGCCGTGGTCGGCAAGACCGTCACGCTGGAGCTGAAGCCCGAGCAGGCCGAGATGCTGGCCCGCGCGCGCCAGACCGGCACGCTGCAACTGGCGCTGCGCAGCCTCGCCGATATGCACATGGTCGAAAACACCCAGGATCCGTCCGCGAGGGGCGGTGACACCATCAACGTGGTTCGCTACGGCGTCTCAAGCTCGACGACGACACAGAAGTGA
- a CDS encoding type II and III secretion system protein family protein: MKCGAIQPAMRTFLVRALSFSAVTALTINPALTPVLAADYRAPAPVVADGQLNARFLSLGIGKSIVIDLPRDIKDVLVADPKIANAVVRSAQRAYIIGATVGQTNIVFFDSAGQQIAAYDIAVKRDLNGVRAALKQTLPNADIQIDGLGEGVILTGSAASPIDAQQAGDLAARLVGGADKVVNSITVRGRDQVMLKVTVAEVQRSIVKQMGIDLSASMNYGTTAVTFNNSTPFTANNGPLVPTNNLTTSFGSTPSVQATLRAMESAGVVRTLAEPNLTAISGESATFISGGEFPIPTGVTCQTTTNGAIGNCVQTVSFKKFGISLNFTPVVLTEGRISLRVMTEVSEVSLENSLNGGAGGTSIPSIKTRRAETTLEIPSGGAMAMAGLIQDQTKQAINGLPGLSTLPVLGSLFRSRDYVNNQTELMVIVTPFIVRAVAPKDLSRPDDGFAAASDPQADLLGSINRIYGVPGRVEPARNYRGTYGFITD; this comes from the coding sequence ATGAAATGCGGGGCAATTCAGCCGGCGATGCGGACCTTCCTGGTCCGCGCCCTGTCGTTTTCGGCGGTCACGGCGCTCACGATCAATCCGGCGCTGACGCCCGTGCTGGCGGCCGATTATCGCGCGCCGGCCCCCGTGGTCGCCGATGGCCAGCTGAATGCGCGTTTCCTCTCGCTCGGCATCGGCAAATCGATCGTGATCGACCTGCCGCGCGACATCAAGGATGTGCTGGTCGCCGATCCCAAGATCGCCAACGCCGTGGTCCGCTCGGCGCAGCGCGCCTACATCATCGGTGCCACGGTCGGCCAGACCAACATCGTGTTCTTCGATTCCGCGGGCCAGCAGATCGCCGCCTACGACATCGCGGTCAAGCGTGACCTCAACGGCGTGCGCGCCGCGCTGAAGCAGACGCTGCCCAACGCCGACATCCAGATCGACGGCCTCGGCGAGGGCGTGATCCTGACCGGCTCGGCAGCCAGCCCGATCGACGCGCAGCAGGCGGGCGATCTGGCGGCGCGGTTGGTCGGCGGCGCCGACAAGGTCGTCAACTCGATCACGGTCCGCGGCCGCGACCAGGTGATGCTGAAGGTTACGGTCGCCGAGGTGCAGCGCTCGATCGTCAAGCAGATGGGCATCGACCTCAGTGCCAGCATGAATTACGGCACGACGGCCGTGACCTTCAACAACAGCACCCCATTCACCGCAAACAACGGGCCTCTTGTCCCCACCAACAATTTGACGACATCGTTCGGCTCGACGCCGTCGGTGCAGGCCACGCTGCGCGCGATGGAAAGCGCGGGCGTGGTGCGGACGCTGGCGGAGCCGAACCTGACGGCGATCTCCGGAGAGTCCGCGACCTTCATTTCGGGCGGCGAATTTCCGATTCCGACCGGCGTGACCTGCCAGACGACCACGAACGGCGCGATCGGAAACTGCGTTCAGACCGTTAGTTTCAAGAAATTCGGCATCTCGCTCAACTTCACACCGGTGGTGCTGACCGAGGGGCGGATCAGCCTGCGGGTGATGACCGAAGTGTCGGAAGTCTCGCTCGAAAACTCCTTGAACGGCGGCGCCGGTGGAACCTCGATTCCTTCGATCAAGACCCGCCGCGCGGAGACGACGCTGGAGATTCCGTCGGGCGGCGCGATGGCCATGGCGGGCCTGATCCAGGATCAGACCAAACAGGCGATCAACGGATTGCCCGGCCTGTCGACATTGCCGGTTCTCGGGTCGCTGTTCCGCAGCCGGGATTACGTCAACAACCAGACCGAACTGATGGTGATCGTGACGCCCTTTATCGTTCGCGCCGTCGCGCCGAAGGATCTGTCGCGCCCGGATGACGGGTTTGCGGCGGCATCCGATCCGCAGGCCGATCTGCTCGGCAGCATCAATCGCATCTACGGCGTCCCGGGCCGCGTCGAGCCGGCGCGGAATTATCGCGGCACCTACGGCTTTATCACCGACTGA
- a CDS encoding CpaD family pilus assembly protein: MTTQIPLDCNRALRIAGALVGLALALGACTHTDEALTTASVPADYRLRHPIAVQEADQSVVIFVGHARGGLSAEQRADVMGLAQTWLHEGTGAINADVPVDTPNARAAADAVREIQSLLAAAGVPPRGLLVRHYHPNDPRQLAAIRLSYPRISAVAGPCGVWPEDLGPSIKNKSYLENQQYFNFGCAYQRNMAAMVDNPADLVQPRAETPPYTMRRAEAFEKYRKGTSTATSYPESDRAKLSDTGK, encoded by the coding sequence ATGACAACCCAAATACCCCTCGATTGCAATCGAGCCCTGCGCATCGCCGGCGCGCTTGTCGGTCTGGCCCTGGCGCTGGGAGCCTGCACGCACACCGATGAGGCGTTGACGACGGCGAGCGTTCCCGCCGATTACCGCCTGCGTCATCCGATCGCCGTTCAGGAAGCCGACCAATCCGTGGTGATCTTCGTCGGTCATGCCCGTGGCGGTCTCTCCGCCGAACAGCGCGCCGACGTGATGGGACTGGCACAAACCTGGCTCCACGAAGGCACCGGCGCGATCAACGCCGACGTGCCGGTCGACACGCCCAACGCCCGCGCGGCCGCAGACGCGGTGCGGGAAATCCAGTCCCTGCTCGCAGCCGCCGGCGTGCCGCCGCGCGGACTTCTCGTGCGCCATTATCATCCCAACGACCCGCGCCAGCTGGCGGCGATCCGGCTGAGCTATCCGAGAATCTCGGCGGTCGCCGGCCCCTGCGGCGTCTGGCCGGAGGATCTCGGCCCCTCGATCAAGAACAAGAGCTATCTCGAGAACCAGCAGTACTTCAATTTCGGCTGCGCCTATCAGCGCAACATGGCGGCGATGGTCGACAATCCCGCGGACCTCGTGCAACCGCGGGCTGAAACGCCGCCCTACACGATGCGACGCGCCGAAGCGTTCGAGAAGTATCGCAAGGGCACTTCGACCGCGACCAGTTATCCCGAGTCCGACAGGGCCAAACTCAGCGATACAGGCAAATGA
- a CDS encoding AAA family ATPase, with translation MISYARQNPEEQPEGTPPAEDHIAPAPRVSVQAFCETVETAAAVQSAGEDRRLGKAHLKIQMGGMAAAIEAYRTAPTPNVIILETEGRTDILTGLDQLATVCDAGTRVIVIGRINDVTLYRELVRRGVSDYVLAPVNTLDVVRSICGLFSAPEAKSVGRVIAIVGAKGGVGASTIAHNVAWAIARDLALDSVVADLDLAFGTAGLDYNQDPAQGIADAVFSPDRVDTAFIDRLLSKCTDHLSLLAAPATLDKVYDFGADAFDSIFDTLRTTMPCIVLDVPHQWSGWAKRALVSADDILIVAAPDLANLRNTKNIFDLLKASRPNDRMPLYCLNQVGVPKRPEINSSEFAKAIESDPIATIPFEPQLFGSAANNGQMIAEISATHRTTEMFLQIAQRLTGRGETKKPKGSFLSPLIEKLRAK, from the coding sequence ATGATCAGCTACGCACGCCAGAATCCCGAGGAACAGCCGGAGGGCACGCCGCCGGCTGAGGATCATATTGCGCCTGCCCCGCGGGTCTCCGTGCAAGCCTTCTGCGAGACGGTTGAAACCGCCGCCGCCGTGCAATCGGCTGGCGAAGACCGCCGGCTCGGCAAGGCGCACCTCAAGATCCAGATGGGCGGCATGGCTGCCGCCATCGAGGCCTATCGCACGGCGCCGACGCCGAACGTGATCATCCTGGAAACCGAAGGCCGCACCGATATCCTGACCGGGCTCGACCAGCTCGCCACCGTGTGCGATGCCGGAACCCGCGTCATCGTGATCGGCCGCATCAACGACGTCACGCTCTATCGCGAACTGGTACGCCGCGGCGTCAGCGACTACGTGCTTGCGCCGGTCAACACGCTGGACGTGGTGCGCTCGATCTGCGGGCTGTTCTCGGCGCCGGAGGCCAAGTCCGTTGGCCGGGTCATCGCCATCGTCGGCGCCAAGGGCGGCGTCGGCGCTTCCACCATCGCGCACAACGTGGCTTGGGCGATCGCGCGCGATCTCGCGCTGGATTCCGTCGTGGCCGATCTCGACCTCGCCTTCGGCACCGCGGGTCTCGACTACAACCAGGATCCGGCGCAAGGCATCGCGGATGCGGTGTTCTCGCCCGACCGGGTCGATACCGCTTTCATCGACCGCCTGCTGTCGAAATGCACCGACCATCTCAGCCTGCTGGCGGCGCCGGCGACGCTGGACAAGGTCTACGATTTCGGCGCCGACGCGTTCGACTCGATTTTCGACACGCTTCGCACCACCATGCCGTGCATCGTGCTCGACGTTCCCCACCAATGGTCGGGCTGGGCCAAGCGCGCTTTGGTGAGCGCCGACGATATCCTGATCGTCGCGGCGCCTGACCTCGCCAATCTGCGCAACACCAAGAATATCTTCGACCTGCTGAAGGCGTCGCGGCCCAACGACCGCATGCCGCTCTACTGCCTCAACCAAGTCGGCGTGCCGAAGCGGCCGGAAATCAATTCGAGCGAGTTCGCCAAGGCCATCGAGAGCGACCCGATCGCCACCATCCCGTTCGAACCGCAATTATTCGGCTCGGCGGCCAACAACGGGCAGATGATCGCGGAAATCTCCGCCACTCACCGCACCACCGAGATGTTCCTGCAGATCGCGCAGCGGCTGACCGGCCGCGGCGAGACCAAGAAGCCGAAAGGTTCGTTCCTGTCACCCCTGATCGAGAAGCTGCGGGCAAAGTAA
- a CDS encoding CpaF family protein, translated as MFGKRSGPDIESRAVKPATGALEPSSAAPAVPRSASPPPTVSSPPLAPAKPAAPVVENRRSDNYYQVKATIFGALIEAIDLAQLAKLDGESAREEIRDIVNEIIAIKNIVMSIAEQEELLDDICNDVLGYGPLEPLLSRDDISDIMVNGAGTVFIEVSGRIQRTGIRFRDNQQLLNICQRIVSQVGRRVDESSPICDARLADGSRVNAIVPPLALDGPALTIRKFKKDKLTLDQLVRFGAISPEGAEILQIIGRCRANVLISGGTGSGKTTLLNCLTNYIDDEERIITCEDAAELQLQQPHVVRLETRPPNIEGEGQITMRELVRNCLRMRPERIIVGEVRGPEAFDLLQAMNTGHDGSMGTLHANNPREALSRCESMITMGGFSLPSRTIREMICASIDVIIQAARLRDGSRRITHITEVMGMEGDTIITQDLFLYDLVGEDANGNLIGRHRSTGIGRPRFWDRARYYGEEKRLAAALDAAEVKSET; from the coding sequence GTGTTTGGTAAGCGTAGCGGACCTGATATCGAATCCCGGGCGGTCAAGCCCGCCACCGGCGCGCTGGAACCCTCCAGCGCGGCGCCGGCTGTTCCGCGCAGCGCATCGCCTCCGCCGACCGTTTCCTCCCCGCCGCTGGCGCCGGCCAAGCCGGCCGCGCCCGTTGTCGAAAACCGGCGCTCGGACAATTATTACCAGGTCAAGGCGACCATCTTCGGCGCCCTGATCGAGGCGATCGACCTCGCCCAGCTCGCCAAGCTCGACGGCGAGTCGGCGCGCGAGGAAATCCGCGACATCGTCAACGAGATCATCGCGATCAAGAACATCGTGATGTCGATCGCCGAGCAGGAGGAACTGCTCGACGATATCTGCAACGACGTCCTCGGATACGGTCCGCTGGAACCGCTGCTGTCGCGCGACGACATCTCCGACATCATGGTCAATGGTGCGGGCACGGTGTTCATCGAGGTCTCCGGCCGCATCCAGCGCACCGGAATCCGCTTTCGCGACAATCAGCAATTGCTGAACATCTGTCAGCGCATCGTCAGCCAGGTCGGCCGGCGCGTCGATGAATCATCGCCGATCTGCGACGCGCGCCTCGCCGACGGCTCCCGCGTCAACGCCATTGTTCCGCCGCTGGCGCTCGACGGCCCCGCGCTCACGATCCGCAAATTCAAGAAGGACAAGCTGACGCTGGATCAACTGGTCAGGTTCGGCGCGATCTCGCCGGAAGGCGCGGAGATCCTGCAGATCATCGGGCGCTGCCGGGCCAACGTGCTGATTTCCGGCGGCACCGGCTCCGGCAAGACGACGCTCCTGAACTGCCTGACCAACTATATCGACGACGAAGAGCGCATCATCACCTGCGAAGACGCCGCCGAACTTCAGCTGCAGCAGCCGCACGTGGTGAGGCTGGAAACTCGCCCGCCCAACATCGAGGGCGAAGGCCAGATCACGATGCGCGAACTGGTCCGCAACTGCCTGCGTATGCGTCCTGAACGCATCATCGTCGGCGAAGTTCGCGGACCCGAGGCATTCGACCTGCTGCAGGCCATGAACACCGGTCACGACGGCTCGATGGGCACGCTGCACGCCAACAACCCCCGCGAAGCCCTGTCGCGCTGCGAATCGATGATCACCATGGGGGGATTTTCGCTGCCGTCGCGAACCATCCGCGAGATGATCTGCGCCTCGATCGACGTCATCATCCAGGCCGCCCGCCTGCGCGACGGCTCACGCCGCATCACCCACATTACCGAGGTGATGGGCATGGAAGGCGATACCATCATCACCCAGGACCTGTTCCTCTACGACCTCGTCGGCGAGGACGCCAACGGCAACCTGATCGGCCGGCATCGCTCGACCGGTATCGGACGGCCGCGGTTCTGGGATCGCGCCCGGTATTACGGCGAAGAGAAGCGGCTGGCCGCGGCGCTCGACGCCGCCGAAGTCAAGTCAGAGACCTAG
- a CDS encoding type II secretion system F family protein, producing the protein MKIQALALAFLAATAIGGIAWVFIYPLLSGERKAESRRASVAKSEPTAARGVDKTQRSRREQVESSLRDLEARRQKESKVALSTRLMQAGLDWSTQKFMVVSGVLAAVFFVGAIAAGGGLLAAVGLAFAAGFGLPRWALSFLKKRREKNFLKALPDAVDVIVRGIKAGLPLFESIKVVAADAPEPLKGEFLAIIETQAIGMPLGEACARLFERMPVPEANFFGIVIAIQQKSGGNLSEALGNLSKVLRDRKKMAEKIQAMSMEAKASAGIIGSLPPIVMLLVYLSTPEYISLLWTHPTGQLMLVGCVVWMSIGIFVMKKMINFDF; encoded by the coding sequence ATGAAAATTCAAGCGCTCGCACTGGCCTTCCTCGCCGCCACCGCAATCGGCGGCATTGCCTGGGTGTTCATCTATCCCCTGCTGTCGGGGGAGAGAAAAGCCGAGAGCCGCCGGGCGTCGGTGGCGAAGTCGGAGCCGACCGCCGCCCGCGGCGTCGACAAGACCCAGCGCTCGCGCCGCGAGCAGGTCGAATCGTCGCTGAGGGATCTCGAGGCGCGGCGGCAGAAGGAAAGCAAGGTGGCGCTGTCTACGCGCCTGATGCAGGCCGGACTCGACTGGTCTACCCAGAAATTCATGGTCGTCTCGGGCGTTCTTGCCGCGGTCTTCTTCGTGGGCGCCATTGCGGCCGGCGGCGGGCTGCTTGCCGCCGTGGGCCTCGCCTTCGCCGCCGGTTTCGGCCTGCCGCGCTGGGCTTTGAGCTTCCTGAAGAAGCGGCGGGAAAAGAACTTCCTCAAGGCACTGCCGGACGCCGTCGACGTGATCGTTCGCGGCATCAAGGCCGGCCTGCCGCTGTTCGAATCGATCAAGGTCGTCGCCGCCGACGCGCCGGAGCCGCTCAAGGGCGAGTTCCTCGCCATCATCGAAACCCAGGCGATCGGCATGCCGCTCGGCGAGGCCTGCGCGCGCCTGTTTGAACGCATGCCGGTGCCGGAGGCGAACTTTTTCGGAATCGTCATCGCGATCCAGCAGAAATCCGGCGGCAATCTCTCCGAGGCGCTCGGCAACCTGTCCAAGGTGCTGCGCGACCGCAAGAAGATGGCGGAGAAGATCCAGGCGATGTCGATGGAAGCCAAGGCGTCGGCGGGGATCATCGGCTCGTTGCCGCCGATCGTCATGCTGCTGGTCTATCTATCGACCCCGGAATACATCTCGCTGCTGTGGACCCATCCGACCGGTCAATTGATGCTGGTCGGCTGCGTGGTCTGGATGTCCATCGGCATCTTCGTAATGAAGAAAATGATCAACTTCGACTTCTGA
- a CDS encoding type II secretion system F family protein, translating to MIQFLIEKIHDAHFMAMLLAAIAVSATAYTLIMPLFAGEGLQKRMKAVANERERIRQRERDRLNKSEKVTLRQTPKQLVSKVVEDFNLGKWLAQEAAREKLTMAGYRGQAPYITFLFFRLVTPIVMFLASILYVFVISHMEKSLPVKIGICIGTAYLGLQAPMMFLKNAISKRQLSIKRAFPDALDLLLICIEAGMSIEVAFRKVSTEIVGQSIALSEEFTLTTAELSYLQDRKVAYENLAKRTGLEGVKSVCLALMQSERYGTPLAQSLRVMAQENRDMRMNEAEKKAAALPPKLTVPMILFFLPVLFVVILGPTGIKVAAMQ from the coding sequence ATGATCCAGTTTCTGATCGAAAAGATCCACGATGCCCACTTCATGGCGATGTTGCTCGCCGCCATCGCCGTAAGCGCGACTGCCTACACGCTGATCATGCCGCTGTTCGCGGGCGAAGGCCTGCAAAAGCGCATGAAGGCGGTCGCCAATGAACGCGAACGGATCCGGCAGCGGGAACGCGACCGCCTCAACAAGAGCGAAAAGGTAACCCTGCGCCAGACTCCGAAGCAGCTGGTTTCCAAGGTGGTGGAAGACTTCAACCTCGGAAAATGGCTGGCGCAGGAAGCCGCGCGCGAAAAGCTCACCATGGCCGGCTATCGCGGTCAGGCGCCCTACATCACCTTCCTGTTCTTCCGGTTGGTGACGCCGATCGTCATGTTCCTGGCCTCGATCCTGTACGTGTTCGTGATTTCGCATATGGAGAAATCGCTGCCGGTCAAGATCGGTATTTGCATCGGAACCGCTTATCTCGGATTACAGGCGCCGATGATGTTCTTGAAGAACGCGATCAGCAAGCGCCAGCTGTCGATCAAGCGGGCCTTTCCCGACGCGCTCGACCTGCTCTTGATCTGTATCGAAGCCGGCATGTCGATCGAAGTCGCGTTCCGCAAGGTCTCGACCGAGATCGTGGGCCAGTCGATCGCGCTGTCGGAGGAATTCACGCTGACCACGGCCGAACTGTCCTACCTGCAGGACCGCAAGGTGGCTTACGAAAACCTGGCGAAGCGCACCGGGCTTGAAGGCGTCAAGTCGGTCTGCCTGGCGCTGATGCAGTCGGAGCGCTACGGAACGCCGCTGGCGCAGAGCCTGCGCGTCATGGCACAGGAAAACCGCGACATGCGCATGAACGAGGCCGAGAAGAAGGCCGCAGCGCTGCCGCCGAAACTGACCGTGCCGATGATCCTGTTCTTCCTGCCGGTGCTGTTCGTCGTCATCCTCGGGCCGACCGGCATCAAGGTCGCCGCGATGCAGTGA
- a CDS encoding tetratricopeptide repeat protein, producing the protein MRQQSSLARLLASAAMTAILAVGLGGCQTMSDITGSITSKSEAAPGPDADPRRAVDSYGDRYRASPKDPDAALAYGQALRATGQRAQAVAVFEQATLVHPGNKALMAGYGRALADNGNFQQAFDVLSRAHSPDNPDWRILSVQGTALDQLGKHDEARRYYDSALKIVPEEPSVLSNLGLSYVLSKDLPKAEEILRRAYASGKADARVRQNLGLVVGLQGRFAEAETIVKGDLPADEAAANVAYLKEMLNRKDGPRLGADAPRVGAPATIPVALASRPN; encoded by the coding sequence ATGCGTCAGCAGTCCAGTCTTGCGCGGCTTCTTGCGTCCGCGGCAATGACGGCGATTTTGGCCGTCGGCCTCGGCGGCTGCCAGACCATGTCCGACATCACCGGATCGATCACATCGAAGTCCGAAGCTGCGCCGGGCCCTGATGCCGATCCGCGGCGCGCGGTGGATTCCTATGGCGATCGTTATCGCGCCAGCCCCAAGGATCCCGACGCCGCCTTGGCCTACGGCCAGGCGCTACGCGCCACCGGGCAGCGCGCCCAGGCCGTCGCGGTGTTCGAGCAGGCCACCCTCGTCCATCCCGGCAACAAGGCGCTGATGGCCGGTTACGGCCGCGCGCTCGCCGATAACGGAAATTTCCAGCAGGCGTTCGACGTGCTCAGCCGCGCCCATTCGCCCGACAATCCGGACTGGCGCATTCTGTCGGTGCAGGGCACCGCGCTCGATCAGCTCGGCAAGCACGACGAGGCGCGGCGCTATTACGACAGCGCCCTGAAGATCGTGCCCGAGGAGCCCTCGGTGCTGTCGAACCTCGGCCTCTCTTATGTGCTTTCCAAGGATCTGCCGAAGGCGGAAGAGATTCTCCGCCGGGCTTACGCCAGCGGCAAGGCAGATGCGCGGGTGCGGCAGAATCTCGGCCTGGTGGTCGGCCTGCAGGGCCGCTTCGCCGAGGCCGAAACCATCGTCAAGGGTGATCTGCCGGCGGACGAGGCGGCGGCGAATGTCGCCTATCTCAAGGAGATGCTGAACCGCAAGGACGGTCCGCGCCTCGGAGCGGATGCTCCGCGCGTCGGCGCGCCTGCGACGATTCCGGTGGCGTTGGCCAGTCGGCCGAATTGA